A genomic segment from Spinacia oleracea cultivar Varoflay chromosome 3, BTI_SOV_V1, whole genome shotgun sequence encodes:
- the LOC110775196 gene encoding uncharacterized protein, which produces MLEYLEFPQHFVDLVMQCVSTPMFSLMFNGSMHGFFKSKRGLRQGDPISPLLFVICMEYLSRILHKMCDMSLFSFHPRCREIKLTHLCFADDLILCCKGDYPSILLLLQAFNLFSDSSGLRANQQKSSIYCHGMLERDVQRVVDVSGFTRSFLPFKYLGVPICSQKISVAQCSQLVDKIIATIKVWSSKTLSYSARMQLINSVLLSLHIYWAQIYVLPKSVLQDIVKICRAFLWSGQAYSQKPSNIAWENTCCGKQFGGLGFRDIILWNTAAMGKYDGDWWEYKPPVSTSWYWKQICKTKEQLKQFFTKTDLGAMTTYFVKQVYEKIAGTKPRVHWDKVVWNILNNPKHIVIGWLAMQSRLQTTSKLARIGVSQTAHCLICSQGDETHQHLFFQYVYSGECLRAVKTWLGVSATSNSLTNLVSQVGHSRCSKFKKHVCYAAIVAAVYLIWHCRNTSYWESCVPTVTHTVSKLKLVRGRIQTVMPKSISRRDSEWFMKL; this is translated from the exons ATGTTAGAGTACTTGGAATTTCCTCAACATTTTGTGGATCTGGTAATGCAGTGTGTTTCTACACCTATGTTCTCTCTGATGTTCAATGGTTCCATGCATGGCTTCTTTAAATCCAAGAGGGGGTTGAGGCAAGGTGACCCTATTTCCCCACTCTTATTTGTCATATGCATGGAGTATCTGTCCAGAATATTGCATAAAATGTGTGATATGTCTCTTTTTAGTTTTCATCCAAGGTGTAGAGAGATTAAGCTTACTCATCTGTGCTTTGCTGATGACTTAATTCTCTGTTGCAAGGGTGATTACCCATCTATCTTATTACTGCTTCAAGCTTTTAATCTTTTTTCTGACTCTTCTGGCCTCAGAGCTAATCAACAAAAGTCTTCCATCTACTGTCATGGTATGTTAGAAAGAGATGTTCAGAGAGTAGTAGATGTGTCTGGTTTTACCAGAAGTTTCCTTCCTTTTAAGTATTTGGGTGTTCCAATATGCTCTCAAAAGATTTCAGTTGCTCAATGTAGTCAACTTGTGGATAAAATCATAGCTACAATAAAGGTATGGAGCTCCAAAACTCTTTCTTATTCTGCAAGAATGCAGTTGATCAATTCTGTACTGTTGAGTCTTCATATTTACTGGGCTCAAATTTATGTGCTGCCAAAGAGTGTGTTGCAAGATATTGTGAAGATATGTAGGGCTTTCTTGTGGAGTGGGCAAGCTTACAGTCAGAAACCTAGTAATATTGCCTGGGAGAATACTTGTTGTGGGAAGCAATTTGGTGGTCTGGGTTTCAGGGATATCATCCTGTGGAATACTGCAGCAATGGGTAAGTAT GATGGGGATTGGTGGGAGTATAAACCTCCAGTTTCCACAAGTTGGTATTGGAAGCAAATCTGTAAGACAAAAGAGCAGTTGAAGCAATTCTTCACTAAAACAGATTTAGGAGCAATGACTACTTATTTTGTGAAGCAGGTTTATGAGAAAATAGCTGGAACAAAACCTAGAGTGCATTGGGATAAAGTGGTGTGGAATATATTAAACAACCCCAAGCACATAGTTATTGGTTGGTTAGCCATGCAGTCAAGGCTTCAAACCACCTCAAAGCTGGCCAGAATTGGTGTTAGCCAAACAGCtcattgcttgatttgtagTCAAGGAGATGAAACTCATCAGCATCTGTTTTTTCAATATGTTTACAGTGGTGAGTGTCTCAGAGCAGTTAAAACTTGGTTGGGTGTGTCAGCTACTAGTAACAGTCTAACTAATCTGGTTAGTCAAGTTGGGCATAGTAGATGTTCTAAATTCAAGAAGCATGTCTGTTATGCAGCAATTGTGGCAGCAGTGTACCTGATTTGGCACTGTAGGAATACCAGTTACTGGGAGAGTTGTGTTCCTACTGTGACTCACACTGTGAGCAAGTTGAAACTAGTGAGAGGTAGAATCCAAACTGTCATGCCTAAAAGTATTAGTAGAAGAGATAGTGAGTGGTTTATGAAATTGTAA
- the LOC110775199 gene encoding uncharacterized protein, with amino-acid sequence MARKSGSKNQGNKHGNGKSKPRGPSSDSQALKTRSLEEVLGVEEIDFGIENEVLTPKSSLQQLQICSELRHTFNDYLQAIHNSNGIASRTQSRSNLDVGTIPNLLDETVDDCNSDDDSINTVIDNDVVNNVDSIVVNDVASIDANESIVSPSSPVEIDLEDIQEEVDFWMSAVVCYVVGANPLINVMEGFIRCIWKHLNVDKVGMVKRGIFLVRFLTMDSRDKVLAGHYFFDSKPLIMKPWNSDMDMDKEDVKSVPIWVQLKLGFKYWGEKALFKIISQIGKPIKRDQATINRDKLQFSRVMVDITLSKELPEWISFRDENGLMVRVGLYYEWKPTMCSKCKMIGHLQEDCRQGKPKRVWVHKDKQVQLVTTMNIVSSPLMDPEGFQRSLRPIRVRTSPREPVTTSNVFQILDTRLNGDAGVSGEDNIGVEHMDKYEVGLVGLLEHKVKVSNLGKLYQKVFAKWCFTSNASYHPGGRIIVAWKAGSFNVNIVAASSQFLHCHVTPVSGMLSFFCTFIYAHNEAGLRQELWRDLSLINTAAPWILCGDFNCVMAPEERIGAPVRQCDIVDICGCMHNCGMEDLNSVGNLFTWNNKQQGNKRVFSKIDRILANQAWQDAYPDAEVCFLPEGQFDHSPGLLTVYPRVNGGRKPFKYFTMWRASPVFSDTVKTAWNTQGFNNVHAADLKAHHELIEAQEAMHKNPTNQDLADTELRAIHEYKVKHKIYLEFLSQKEKIAWLRDGDENSALFHQSIRSRILKNQIYSIHDMGGVWKDNPTKAHHKAILNSNYTAEEVRDALFSIPGAKAPGPDGFGSHFFKDSWHIVGDEVVAAVLDMLQHGKILKELNHTVITLIPKTKCPKDVSEFRPISCCNTLYKCITKVLCGRLRQVLPDLILENQGGFVHGRFIVHNIMVVQDLVRQYGRKGVKPSCLMKIDLQKAYDTVDWKFL; translated from the exons TCGAAGCCTCGAGGTCCATCATCTGACTCTCAAGCTCTGAAAACTCGCTCATTGGAGGAAGTTCTTGGGGTGGAAGAGATTGATTTTGGCATTGAGAATGAAGTGCTGACGCCTAAATCGAGTTTACAGCAGCTCCAAATTTGCTCTGAATTGCGACATACTTTCAATGATTACTTGCAGGCAATACACAATTCCAATGGTATTGCGAGTCGAACTCAATCCAGAAGCAATTTGGACGTAGGTACAATCCCTAATTTGCTTGATGAAACTGTGGATGATTGTAACTCTGATGATGATTCAATTAACACTGTGATTGATAATGATGTTGTGAATAATGTTGATTCTATTGTTGTGAATGATGTTGCTTCCATTGATGCGAATGAGTCCATTGTTTCTCCTAGTAGCCCTGTAGAAATTGATTTGGAGGATATTCAGGAAGAGGTTGATTTTTGGATGTCAGCTGTAGTTTGCTATGTTGTGGGTGCTAATCCTCTCATTAATGTTATGGAGGGATTCATTAGGTGTATCTGGAAACATTTAAATGTTGACAAAGTTGGTATGGTGAAGAGGGGTATTTTCCTTGTTCGATTCTTAACCATGGACTCTAGGGATAAAGTCTTAGCTGGTCACTATTTCTTTGATAGCAAACCACTCATAATGAAACCATGgaattctgatatggacatggacAAAGAGGATGTGAAATCTGTGCCTATTTGGGTACAGTTGAAGCTTGGTTTCAAATATTGGGGGGAAAAAGCCTTATTCAAAATCATAAGCCAAATAGGGAAGCCTATTAAGAGGGATCAAGCTACAATCAATAGGGATAAGTTGCAATTTTCCCGAGTAATGGTGGATATTACATTATCTAAGGAGCTCCCTGAATGGATTTCATTTAGGGATGAGAATGGTTTGATGGTGAGGGTAGGATTGTACTATGAATGGAAACCTACAATGTGTTCTAAATGCAAGATGATAGGACACTTACAGGAAGATTGTAGACAGGGCAAACCTAAGAGAGTATGGGTGCATAAGGATAAGCAGGTGCAACTAGTTACTACAATGAATATTGTTTCAAGTCCACTGATGGATCCAGAGGGGTTCCAAAGATCACTAAGGCCTATTAGAGTTAGAACATCTCCAAGGGAGCCAGTTACAACATCCAATGTCTTTCAGATTCTGGATACTAGATTGAATGGAGATGCAGGGGTGAGTGGTGAAGATAACATTGGTGTTGAACATATGGAT aAATATGAGGTGGGGTTGGTGGGACTTCTGGAGCATAAGGTGAAGGTGTCTAATTTGGGTAAGCTTTATCAGAAAGTGTTTGCAAAATGGTGTTTCACTAGTAATGCTAGCTATCACCCTGGTGGTAGAATAATTGTTGCTTGGAAGGCTGGAAGTTTTAATGTCAATATTGTTGCTGCATCTAGTCAATTTTTACACTGTCATGTTACTCCTGTTAGTGGTATGCTTAGCTTCTTCTGCACTTTCATTTATGCACATAATGAAGCTGGGTTGAGGCAAGAATTATGGAGAGACTTAAGCTTGATTAATACTGCTGCCCCTTGGATTTTATGTGGTGATTTCAACTGTGTTATGGCTCCTGAGGAAAGAATAGGTGCTCCTGTCAGACAATGTGATATTGTGGATATTTGTGGGTGTATGCATAATTGTGGTATGGAGGATTTGAATAGTGTAGGTAATCTGTTTACTTGGAATAATAAACAACAAGGTAACAAGAGAGTATTTTCAAAGATTGATAGAATTTTAGCAAATCAAGCATGGCAGGATGCTTATCCTGATGCAGAAGTTTGTTTCCTACCTGAAGGGCAGTTTGATCATTCTCCAGGGTTGCTTACTGTTTATCCTAGGGTAAATGGGGGAAGGAAGCCTTTCAAATACTTTACCATGTGGAGAGCTTCTCCGGTGTTTTCTGATACTGTTAAGACAGCTTGGAACACTCAG GGTTTTAATAATGTTCATGCTGCTGATTTGAAAGCACATCATGAGCTAATTGAAGCTCAGGAAGCTATGCATAAGAATCCCACAAATCAGGATTTAGCTGATACTGAGTTGAGAGCTATTCATGAATATAAAGTTAAACATAAGATATATTTAGAGTTTTTGagccaaaaagaaaaaatagctTGGTTGagagatggtgatgaaaattCTGCCTTGTTTCATCAGAGTATCAGAAGCAGAATTTTGAAAAATCAAATTTACAGTATCCATGATATGGGTGGTGTGTGGAAGGACAATCCTACTAAG GCTCACCACAAAGCAATTCTGAATTCCAATTACACTGCAGAAGAAGTTAGGGATGCTCTTTTCTCTATTCCAGGAGCCAAGGCACCTGGTCCAGATGGTTTTGGTTCTCATTTCTTCAAAGACTCATGGCATATTGTTGGTGATGAAGTTGTTGCTGCTGTGCTTGATATGCTACAACATGGTAAAATTTTAAAAGAGCTGAATCATACAGTCATTACTTTGATCCCAAAAACCAAATGCCCTAAAGATGTGAGTGAATTTAGACCTATTTCTTGCTGTAATACTCTGTATAAGTGTATTACTAAGGTTCTGTGTGGAAGGCTCAGACAGGTGTTGCCTGATCTCATTCTTGAAAACCAAGGGGGGTTTGTTCATGGTAGGTTCATTGTGCATAATATAATGGTTGTTCAGGATTTGGTGAGACAGTATGGAAGGAAAGGTGTGAAGCCTAGTTGTCTCATGAAAATTGATTTACAAAAAGCATATGACACTGTTGATTGGAAGTTTCTTTAG